A region of Stigmatopora nigra isolate UIUO_SnigA chromosome 6, RoL_Snig_1.1, whole genome shotgun sequence DNA encodes the following proteins:
- the sgsh gene encoding N-sulfoglucosamine sulfohydrolase encodes MFFLEPFLWILFVCHVGESKRRNVLLIIADDAGFETEVYNNSVVRTPHLSSLAKQSVVFNNAFTSVSSCSPSRSTILSGLPQHQNGMYGLHQGVHHFNSFDGVQSLPLLLNNSNIHTGIIGKKHVGPGYVYPFDFAYTEENNSVLQVGRNITRIKLLVRKFFQTHKDEAFEREEKSKETTGKNMNDEERPFFLYVAFHDTHRCGHSQPQYGAFCEKFGNGQMGMGRIPDWTPQYYTPEQVKVPPFVPDTPAARSDLAALYTTVSRLDQGIGLVLQELKNAGYENDTLIIYSSDNGIPFPNGRTNLYHSGMAEPMLVSSPEHRERWGDTSQAYVSLLDITPTILDWFSIAYPSYSLPGSSSVPVHLTGRSLLPVLVTEPSGWHTVYASQSLHEITMYYPTRSVHQGGYHLLHNLHYRMPFPIDQDLYVSATFQDLLNRTRLSEPTYWFKSLQLYYYRERWELYDTRRDPLETSNLASDPSYSGILDSLRQTLQKWQWETGDPWVCGADYVLEDKLEPQCRPLYNGL; translated from the exons atgttttttcttgagCCATTTCTTTGGATTCTGTTTGTATGCCACGTGGGGGAGTCTAAGAGAAGAAATGTACTTCTGATTATAG CCGATGACGCTGGCTTTGAGACCGAGGTGTACAACAACTCTGTGGTCCGCACCCCTCACTTGAGTTCTCTAGCAAAGCAGAGCGTTGTATTCAACAACGCTTTCACTTCTGTGAGCAGCTGTTCCCCCAGCCGCTCCACCATCCTCAGTGGCCTACCCCAG caCCAGAATGGCATGTATGGCCTTCACCAGGGGGTCCatcattttaactcatttgaTGGTGTCCAAAGTCTGCCGCTCCTCCTCAACAATTCTAACATTCACACAG GAATTATAGGGAAAAAGCATGTTGGTCCCGGGTATGTTTACCCTTTTGACTTTGCGTACACGGAGGAAAATAACTCCGTCCTGCaggtggggaggaacatcaccCGTATCAAACTTCTTGTCCGCAAGTTTTTCCAGACGCATAAAGATGAAGCTtttgaaagagaagaaaaatctaaagaaacgactggcaaaaatatgaatgatgaaGAAAGGCCTTTTTTCCTCTACGTTGCCTTTCACGACACCCACCGCTGTGGGCACTCTCAACCCCAGTATGGCGCTTTCTGTGAGAAGTTTGGAAATGGTCAGATGGGAATGGGCAGAATTCCAGATTGGACTCCACAATACTATACACCGGAGCAAGTTAAG GTCCCCCCTTTTGTACCCGACACACCAGCTGCACGATCTGACTTGGCCGCATTGTACACTACAGTTAGCCGACTGGACCAAG GCATCGGATTGGTTCTTCAGGAGCTCAAGAACGCTGGTTATGAGAATGATACGCTAATCATCTACAGCTCCGATAATGGCATTCCCTTCCCCAACGGCAGAACCAATCTGTACCACTCCGGCATGGCTGAACCCATGTTAGTGTCCTCCCCAGAGCACAGGGAGCGATGGGGAGACACCAGCCAGGCCTATGTCTCTCTATTGG ATATCACACCCACCATCCTGGACTGGTTTTCTATTGCCTACCCATCGTACAGCCTCCCCGGCAGCAGCTCTGTCCCAGTCCACCTTACTGGTCGCTCTTTGCTCCCTGTCCTGGTCACCGAGCCCAGTGGCTGGCACACAGTTTACGCCAGCCAATCACTGCATGAG ATCACCATGTACTACCCAACCCGTAGTGTCCACCAGGGTGGATATCACCTCCTCCACAACCTCCACTACCGCATGCCTTTTCCTATCGACCAGGACCTGTACGTTTCAGCCACCTTTCAGGACCTGCTGAACCGCACCAGGCTGAGTGAGCCCACATATTGGTTCAAGAGCCTGCAGCTATATTACTACAGAGAGCGCTGGGAGCTATACGATACCAG AAGAGACCCTCTAGAAACCAGTAACCTGGCTTCAGATCCATCCTACAGTGGAATACTGGACAGCCTGAGGCAGACTCTCCAAAAATGGCAGTGGGAGACAGGAGACCCTTGGGTGTGTGGAGCAGACTATGTGCTGGAAGACAAGTTGGAGCCACAGTGTAGACCACTTTACAATGGACTTTAA
- the npb gene encoding neuropeptide B isoform X1, whose amino-acid sequence MGRCISLALVCVAVSLLVSCHSVQAWYKQSTGPTYYSVGRASGLLSGIRRSPYVRRSESQEMDNEETSLGNDVQEAAKQVSLLKSMAICVKDISPNLKSCELLRDGTGTFQCKAEVFLTLDSLDCLSA is encoded by the exons ATGGGGAGGTGCATTAGTTTGGCGTTGGTGTGCGTTGCAGTGTCTCTGCTCGTCTCGTGTCACTCCGTCCAAGCCTGGTACAAGCAGTCCACCGGGCCCACCTACTACTCGGTGGGTCGCGCCTCTGGCTTGCTCTCTGGGATCAGAAGGTCCCCGTATGTGCGCAGATCTGAGTCCCAAGAAATGGACAACGAGGAGACGAGCCTTGGCAACGATGTTCAGGAGGCGGCCAAGCAGGTGTCCTTGCTCAAAAGTATG GCTATTTGCGTGAAGGACATCTCCCCAAACCTGAAGAGCTGCGAGTTGCTGAGAGATGGAACCGGGACCTTCCAGTGCAAGGCGGAAGTCTTCCTTACCCTTGACTCGCTGGACTGCCTATCCGCATGA
- the npb gene encoding neuropeptide B isoform X2 encodes MGRCISLALVCVAVSLLVSCHSVQAWYKQSTGPTYYSVGRASGLLSGIRRSPYVRRSESQEMDNEETSLGNDVQEAAKQVSLLKSYLREGHLPKPEELRVAERWNRDLPVQGGSLPYP; translated from the exons ATGGGGAGGTGCATTAGTTTGGCGTTGGTGTGCGTTGCAGTGTCTCTGCTCGTCTCGTGTCACTCCGTCCAAGCCTGGTACAAGCAGTCCACCGGGCCCACCTACTACTCGGTGGGTCGCGCCTCTGGCTTGCTCTCTGGGATCAGAAGGTCCCCGTATGTGCGCAGATCTGAGTCCCAAGAAATGGACAACGAGGAGACGAGCCTTGGCAACGATGTTCAGGAGGCGGCCAAGCAGGTGTCCTTGCTCAAAA GCTATTTGCGTGAAGGACATCTCCCCAAACCTGAAGAGCTGCGAGTTGCTGAGAGATGGAACCGGGACCTTCCAGTGCAAGGCGGAAGTCTTCCTTACCCTTGA